The Coregonus clupeaformis isolate EN_2021a unplaced genomic scaffold, ASM2061545v1 scaf0130, whole genome shotgun sequence genome contains the following window.
ttctacaatgtagaaaatagtaaaaaataaagaaaaccccttgaatgaataggtattccaaaacctttgaccggtagtgtgtatggtcccacagttgacagtgcatgtcagagaaaaaaccaagccatgaggtcgaaagaattgtccgtggagctccaagacaggattgtgtcaatgcacagatctggggaagggtgccaaataatttctgcattgaaggtccacaagaacacagtgacctccatcattcttaaatggaagaagtttggcaccaccaagacttccgagagctggccgcccagccaaactgagcaatcgggggagaagggccttggtcagggaggtgaccaagaatccgatggtcactctgacagagctccagagtttctctgtggacatgggagaaccttccagaaggacaacgttctatgcagcactccgccaatcaggcctttgtggtagagtggccggacggaagccactcctcagtaaaaggcacatgacagcccgcttggagtttgccaaaaggcacctaaagaactcagaccatgagaaataatattctctggtctgatgaaaccaagattgaactctttggcctgaatgccaagcgtcacgtctggaagaaaccaggcaccgctcatcacctggccaataccatccttacggtgaagcattgtggtggcagcatcatgctgtgaggatgtgtttcagcggcagcgactgggagacaagtcaggtttgagggaaagattaacggagcaaagtacagagagatccttaatgaaaacctgctccagagtgctcatgacctcagactggggcgaaggttcaccttccaacaggacaacgaccctaagcacacagccaagacaatgcggtagtggcttcgggacaagtttctgaatgatcttgagtggcccagccagagcccggacatgaacccgatcgaacatctctggagagacctgaaaatagctgtgcagcgacgctccccatccaacctgacagagcttgagaggatctgcagagaagaatgggagaaaatagaggtgtgccaagcttgtagcgtcatacccaagaagatcgCTGTCATAGGTGCttctgtaacagtgttgcttccgtccctctcctcgcccctacctgggcttgaaccagggaccctctgcacacatcgacaacagtcaccctcgaagcaccgttacccgtcgctctacaaaagccgcggcccttgcagagcaagggaaacaactacttcaaggtctcagagcgagtgacgtcaccgattgaaacgctactagtgcgcaccactaactagctagccatttcacaccgcttacactcacccccctttttgaccttttccgcagcaaccagtgatccgggtcaacagcatcaatgtaacagtgttgcttccgtccctctcctcgcccctacctgggcttgaaccagggactctctgcacacatcgacaacagtcaccctcgaagcaccgttacccgtcgctccacaaaaggagcaagggccgcggcttttgtggagcaacgggtaacggtgcttcgagggtgactgttgtcgatgtgtgcagagagtccctggttcaagcccaggtaggggcgaggagagggacggaagcaacactgttacacttcaacaaagttctgagtaaagggtctgaatatgtatgtaaatgtgatattcccAGGGGGGGTTTGAAtgaatttgcaaatatttctaaacctgtttttgctttggttGGGGGTGAACTATTGTGATATTTCCAATAAGTCTAATTTAACACTACTTCCTACCTCCAATGGGTACTTAtgaagatctgagaggattggtgTATATTTGAAAATCGACAAGCGTCCCAATAAAGTCTGTACATGTAAAACTTGTTTTTTTGAGACGAGTGTCATTATTATGGGTATTATCTTTTGTAATGGTCTCTTCCACCCTCTAGTGGTACAACTCGTATTGTGCATGGAATTGCTTTGATAGGGTGCTTGACGGTACAGCAGGCTTTTCCTTTGGAACAAGGTAAATATTTGAACACCATAATCGTTGATAAACATGTACATGACTCGTTTGTCTGTGGTCCACGAAACAACGATGCATATCACACTTTTAATCACCGGTTGTTGATGGAGGACATTATGCAGGTAAAAATCATAAATTGGGACCTCTAGCCAAAGCCTCAAACCCATGACGTCACCGATCTCAGGTGTTACCGGAAGCGCAGGTGTGTTGTTGCTAAATGCCTGTGAAGTTTGCGCTACGTTCAACTTTTTAGATGTATGAAATGAGATTCTGTAATCTATGCATTTCAAGTGGGGATGCTTCAGTGGTTTGTTTGGAAAAGGAAGGAAGTTCGTAGCAGGAAAAGCCAAGCGAGGACTATAATTATCTCAAGTCATTTATCAGAATAGACCGTCATTTTCAGAAAGGTGCAGTAGTGTGGATTTTACCCGCTTTGGAATGTCCGGACTGTTTTAGAATTGCGTGAAAATATAAAAACATCAAAATAAAAAGTATTACAGGGAAACTTCTACAATAATTTATGTATTTTGAGATGCTAGTGGAAACGTTGAGTTGAATCATTTTACTCGACAACTCTTTCAATCAGTACGTAAGTTACTTCTAAACTTTCTAAATACCATTGCCGGCTATATAGGCCTACAGAGTAAAGCCTCTGTTATTAGGGAAAATGTGCAGACTTACTTCTGTACTGAATTGTAcatgatcgtgtgtgtgtgtgtgtgtgtgtgtgtgtgtggggggtggttTTAAGTTTACATAGGCTAATGGTTCATATACAGGTACACTGAAAAAAGCCATGTAGTCAAAAAAGGGTTTAGGAAAATTAACTTTATTCCTTTGAAATTGTATTGCCCGCGCTTGTATTTCTGTCATTCATATTGACCCGACAGTGGCAGACTCCAAAGTAGCCCAATATATCAGCCATTTATGTATTAAACCAGGGTTCCCCAATAGGCAGTCTGAATTTATTTAATACatatatttaggcctatatatattgTAAAATGTATAATTGAGAAAATCGGTTCCCAAGTACTCCCACACAAATAGAGAGGCATATGTGATTgtatcccaatgtaatcaaggttttaAATGATTATGTTTTTGCCAAATCTGTCTGGGATTCTTGCGGTACATTTTCCAGCCCCGCAACCATGGCTGTAATTGGGGACCCCTTTATTAGGCTAATTCCAAAAAGCATCTGCGCTGTGTGCCTGGAAGAGTTGTGTAGCTACTGTAATTGTCCCTAGAGACAACAATGTTATGCCTCAAAGCTGAGCTTCAGCTCTCTCCATGTTTATCACAGTATCAAATACCTCACTAATGTGTCGTTAACCCAGTAGCTACTCAACACATAATATCTCACCCTTACAGTTTTGTTACTCTGACGCAAACCCAACCCATTTAACACAACATACACTCTAATAAATCAATTAGTGTTACATTGAATGGTACTATCCTGACCTATATGGTTTTATTCCAAATAAATCATCTGCCTATGGTctagtttcccagacacagattaagtcaAGTTTAATCAATGTCTAGGAAACCAGCCCTCAATGTATGtctatcaacacatactgaaaaAAAACATTGACATACTTTCATAGAGAATGCATGATCTAAAATGGAGAAATGTAGCATGTTCTTCCTGTCAATTCATTTGACTTTAGGACTCATCCACTATTTGTCTAGGCTACAATCTGAGGAGTGATGGACATAGACATTGAGGAGCAGGACCCCCTCGCTGTAGACCCTGTAGACAGAGATGGGAGACGGATGGGGGATACGGAAGGTGATGATGACGGGAATAGGAAGGTTGGATGCTGCGAGAGGTTCCATCACTCCATCTCTAAGTGGATGCTTCCGGAAGAACTCCACGAACAGTACCGGGAGCGAGCCAACTGCTGCCCCCCTcccatcttcatcatcctcatcagcATCGGAGAGGTGAGGGTTAATACACATCATGGTTAATACACATCATACTAATGGCAGCGCAGCACTGACAATAAGTAGCCTCTTTCATCTACATACGTTGTTATGATTGGGTTGTTATACCTGAGTTAATTTTCGATTTGAAGAAATGCTCTGGACATGGTATTTAAAGAGAGAGGTGCAGCTGATATTATACCTCCACCATGGTtcattggacaaagcctatgggaaaATGAATTGAGTTTTTGTAGAGTTTTTGGATAAAGcctaaaataaggtctgtggtataCACAGGCTTAGGAggtcttatacgttttgttctatgagataatcttcatcagctaacatcactttttgtgaattttgaagcgtTGATGTAATCAGAAAAAGCACAAAGCACAAAGGcgtcataattcataaaggtcatgttaactgactgatattatctcatagaacaaaacgtataagctCTCCTAAGCCtatgttaacctcagaccttattttctatgtttatcccaaaaccctattctttccccattcattttccccataggaatggctgtaCAAACCAGAGATGACTCATTTCCAtattttaggactacaagctggcgagctctattcaATGGCCCAATATTGGTATTTGTGTATTCAGGGTGACTTTTTTTTCTGAGTTTGGATGCGGCTAAGGTCCGAACTGAAGAGCTCTTGTACCtgacattcctctctctccttctgctgtGGGAAGTCTCTGCCAGCGTATCCATCTCAATGTTTGAATTCATCCAAGATTCTTAATGCAATCCCTAGACCTATGCATTGGCTCAATGAAAATAAGAGTTTGAGCACAAATAACATTGGGACCAGGGTTTAAGGCTATCCTCCCAAGGAATGTGTTTTTAATCATACACCACCGCACACTGTGTCCATGACATTTCACTGATATTTTAATAGTATGGTGAGCTTGTTATGGCAGAATCATTGAGATGTGTGTTTTATAATAAAGGTGTTAAAGTGAGTGGAAAAATGTGCCAGGTCGACACAGTTTGTTCAAGGAATTTGTCTAGGGTTCTCTCTGCTCTTCTCATTAACTTTGTTGCCAATGTGTGTTATCAGTTTGAAGTATGTTTGTATGCTGCTGTAATGGTCTGCTCTGCCCATACTGCACTTTGTGAAAGGCTGACTAATGGCTACATTCAAAGCAACTGTTTAGCCTTTCAGGACCCCTCCTGTGTCATTATGTAACTAGTCACTGATCTACCCTGTGTCTATCTGGACAGTTAGCAGTGTTTATCTACTATGCGGTGTGGAAGCCCCAGAAGCAGTGGGTCACCCTGGGCGAGGGCATCTGGAACAGCCCTCTCACCTACAAATCTGACCGGCGGGAGGAGGCGTGGCGCTTTGTCTCCTACATGTTTGTCCACGCCGGGTAAGGGTCACTTCACCTCACACAGATGCCCAAGCCCAGATGTTTTGgggcggtttcccagacacagattatacactggagattctccattgaccaAACTTTTTAGTCCACGACTAGGCTTaatccacaggaggctgctgaggggaggacggctcataataatggctgtaaCGGAGCAAATGTaatgacatcaaacacatggaaaccatgtgtttgatgtatttgataccattccagtcattctgctccagccattaccacgagcccgtcctctccaattaaggtgccaaCCTACTgtggcttaatctgtgtccaagaAACCGTCCCaaagagtagagcattgcagatCTAGTCTTTAAAAGTAAATTGCAGTGTGCACGTTGTTTATATGTGTTTCTTTGAATCCTGGCCTGAGTCTCTCCAAAGGTTCTGATTCATAGGTAAGACATTCACTCGCCTATCCACTCCCTCATACTCCCACACTGGCAGCGCTAGGAGGTAGCAAGACGGTGCTGAACCCCCTTCTAGAATAGGcctatttttttaacattctcaatatacagtggggagaacaagtatttgatacactgccgattttgcaggttttcctacttacaaagcatgtagaggtctgtaatttttatcataggtacacttcaactgtgagagacggaatcttaaacaaaaatccagaaaatcacattgtaggatttttaagtaattaatttgcattttattgcatgacataagtatttgatacatcagaaaagcataacttaatatctggtacagaaacctttgtttgtaattacagagatcatccgtttcctgtaggtcttgaccaggtttgcacacactgcagcagggattttggcccactcctccatacagaccttctccagatccttcaggtttcggggcagtcgctgggcaatacggactttcagctccctccaaagatgttctattgggttcaggtctggagactggctaggccactccagcaccttgagatgcttcttacggagccactccttagttgccctggctgtgtgtttcgggtcgttgtcatgctggaagacccagccacaacctatcttcaatgctcttactgagggaaggaggttgttggccaagatctcgcgatacatggccccatccatcctcccctcaatacggtgcagtcgtcctgtcccctttgcagaaaagcatccccaaagaatgatgtttccacctccatgcttcatggttgggatggtgttcttggggttgtactcatccttcttcttcctccaaacacggcgagtggagtttagaccaaaaagctcaatttttgtctcatcagaccacatgaccttctcccattcctcctctggatcatccagatggtcattggcaaacttcagatgggcctggacatgcgctggcttgagcagggggaccttgcgtacgctgcaggattttaatccatgacggcgtagtgtgttactaatggttttctttgagactgtggtcccagctctcttcaggtcattgaccaggtcctgccgtgtagttctgggctgatccctcaccttcctcatgatcattgatgccccacgaggtgagatcttgcatggagccccagaccgagggtgattgaccgtcatcttgaacttcttccattttctaataattgcgccaacagttgttgccttctcaccaagctgcttgcctattgtcctgtagcccatcccagccttgtgcaggtctacaattttatccctgatgtccttacacagctctctggtcttggccattgtggagaggttggagtctgtttgattgagtgtgtggacaggtgtcttttatacaggtaacgagttcaaacaggtgcagttaatacaggtaatgagtggagaacaggagggcttcttaaagaaaaattaacaggtctgtgagagccggaattcttactggttggtaggtgatcaaatacttatgtcatgcaataaaatgcaaattaattacttaaaaatcatacaatttctggatttttttagattccgtctctcacagttgaagtgtacctatgataaaaattacagacctctacatgctttgtaagtaggaaaacctgcaaaatcggcagtgtatcaaatacttgttctccccactgtatataacgaAAGTCgacatacactatatatccaaaagtatgtggacatcccttcaaattagtggattcggctatttcagccacaacgttgctgacaggtgtataaaatcgagcacacagccatgcaatctccatagacaaacattggcagtagaatggccttactaaagagctcagtgacttttaacgtggcaccatcataggatgccacctttccaagaagtcagtttgatacatttctgccctgctagagctgccccggtcaactataagtgctgttattgtgaagtggaaacgtgtaggagcaacaacggctcagctgtgaagtggtaggccacacaagctcacagaacgggaccaccgagtgctaaagtgcatagcgtgtaaaaatcgtctgtcctcagttgcagcactcactaccgagttccaaactgcctctggaagcaacatcagcacaagaactgttcgtcgggagcttcattaaatgggtttccatggccgagcagccgcacacaagcctaagatcaccatgcgcaatgccaagcgttggctagagtggtgtaaagctcaccgccattggactctggagcagtggaaatgcgttcacTGGAGTTATGAATcatgtttcaccatctggcagtccgacggacaaatctgtgtttggcggatgccaggggaacgctacctgccccaatgcatagggccaactgtaaaatttggtggaggaggaataatggtctggacgattgtgcttccaactttgtggcctacagtttggggaaggccctttcctgtttcagcatgccaATGCcactgtgcacaaagtgaggttcatacataaatggtttgtcgaaatcgctgtggaagaacttgactggcctgcacagagccctgacctcaaccccatcgaacatctttgggatgaattggaacgctgactgcgagccagacctaatcgatcaacatcagtgcccgacctcactaatggtcttgttgctgaatggaagcaagtccccgcagcaatgttccaacatctagtggaaagccttctcagaagagtggattcagttatagcagcaaaggggggaccaagtccatattaatgtccatgattttggaatgagatgttcgatgagaagagatccacatacttttggtcatgtagtgtatttctctCTCAAAATCCTGTTCTCACGAACGAGCTCTGACTGCTCAGCGAGCTACATAACATCGTGCCTTCTGATTGCCACAGCCAGAATCTCATGAatttgagtggttgaaaaattctGTTCATTGCATTTTTTTTCCATAATTGAAAACCTTCTTAAAAGGCATTGGGTAAATGTTAATACAGTAAATCCACAAATACAAATATAATTTTGCATCTTAAATGATCTGATTTTCAGGAATTTGATGATATAAGCTTGATGCCCATTCAAAATCGTTGCCCTTGACTTGAGTTGAatatgttagctagttagcttgccAGTGGGCTAAGTTATGCAGTGGAATTTACCCCATAAGGAGTTTTGACCAGAAATAATTTCAAAAGAGGATCTTCTCAggtaaaataatgtttttgaggATGTGTTGAAATGTACTTTGCTTGCAAACATGTGCAAATGTAGCCATCAGCTAGCGTTAGCTTAAAGCTAAAGTTTTGCAGttaactgtagctcagttggtagagcatggtgcttgcaacgccagggttgtgggttcgtttcccacgaggggacagtatgaaaatgtatgcactcactaactgtaagtcgctctggataagagtgtctgctaaattactaaaatgtaaatgtaaactgtgTTGTTTTATATAGGCAGCCTGACCGTACGTAACCACATAACATAATGGGGGCAATGAAACAATGGAGCCCCATTTCATTTCTAGCGAAGTGGGCGGGGGGGACAGTTCGGCGACGCGAGCATGGGCTTTTGACCAATCAAAGCTGACTATAGCTTCTAgcccctactggattggctgttgatgCTTGCGTTCTAGTTTTTTTTTTGCGGCCACACGAGGGCGAAGCAAGCATGCCTATCCGATTTTAATGCTGATAGTGGAAATCCCCCTTAAAGCTATTAGCTACTACTAGCTGGAAAATATTGAATGGTAGAATGCAAAGTTGTTTTCACTTTGGTTGGCAATTTTACCAGCTGACACTTCTGCTTCTGATAGAATTTATGAACTTCTCTTTGACACTGGTCCCATTGTACAGGTATCCTGGGCCGAAGAGGCTACTATAGTAGACAtagtatctagctagctagtgaccgtgtgtgtgtgtgcccgtacTACATAGATAGCAAGCACCCTTTTGCAATGACCAAGCTACCCCAGTGAAAAATTCCTGGCACCACCACTGTACTCCCAAGTCTCAACTCCcatgtctccatctcctctcttcctcccccacaGCGTGGAGCACATCCTGGGCAATCTGGTGATGCAGCTACTGCTGGGCATCCCGCTGGAGCTGGTCCACAAAGGCTTTGAAGTGGGCATGGTCTACATGGCAGGGGTCCTAGCAGGTGGGCATCCACATTACACCCCCTTTTTCCATTGACACACAGTCAATTAGACACAGTTGTCTTCAAAGGTCTGTTACGACTGAATTAAGTTGCTTTTAAGTTGACTCGTGTGGCTAGTGACATGAATAGGATAGCATATGATTGGTTAACCAACACAATGTGCGCGACAGGTTGCCTTAGTTGTTATTAGCTCGCTTGTTACATACCACCTCTGGGTTTTTGCTGATCATGACTGCACAATGCTAGCAACTCACAGGCACTGAGCTGTGTAGGTGGTATTCTCTGAAATTCTTTAGCTTCTCAAAAGGTCTATTTTTCCTTGGGTTTCATAGCTGAAACGTCTGTAATGCTATAGATGACCTTCTCATGCATTTTTTTCCTCAGGCTCCCTGGCCAGCTCCATATTTGATCCTCACAGTGCTCTGGTAGGGGCATCTGGTGGGGTATATGCCCTCATGGGGGGATACTTCATGAATGCTATTGTGGTGAGTTCTGGTTAACTGCTGATTCTACTATTTTAGCagattgtttctctctctcattatttCCTTGTTCCTACCTCTTGTTTTACTCCCTGGCCTACAGAACTTCAGAGAGATGATTCCTCTCCTTGGAGTGTTTCGTATTGGAGTGATTGTGATTATTGGTAGGTCTCTTCCCAGATCCACTCCTATtattttcccaccagtgcctcAAGGTTTACTGTTCCAGCAGCGCCCACGCCTCTGTGGTCGTATTTCAGTAACTAAACATTAAATGTTTTCTTTCTCAAGTCGGGACAGATGTCGGATTCGCCCTTTACAGAAGGTTTCTTACTCACGACGTTGGCTTGAAGGTaagactttttttttttctcgcatgCCCTTTCTCTTTTTAAGGTGTATGGCATTGAAAGATTTTCCACAGACAGATAAGTATTGTTTCAGCAGAGAGCAATGCTTTTTTAGAACAGTCTTTAGTTCACAACTGGAGAGACTCTTATGTGAAGTCCAATCCTAGACCAATATAACAGTGAGTGGACCTGGCTTTTATCAGTGTATGTAAATAGAAAACTATAGACAACTGCAGTAGCAGTACCACCCATCTGAATTATACGGGTTACAGTTACACAGACACAAACTCCCATGCCAGGACTGACTAATCTCTAAACCAGATTGCCCTCTACACACACTGTGTCAAAGACACAACCTGTCTGTTCCCCCTGAATTATTGCACCCAAACCATTCCTGTCACTATACTGTGATGAGTGTGACCCTTgattctgttctctctgctttaGGAGAAGCTGAGAGCATGATAAGGGTTGCAGCTGTTTGTCTTTCCAGCAGCGTAACTGACTGCCCTATAGGCTACTAATCTATCACTTGCTTCCCCTCTCTCATCTTGCTTTTATTTCCTGTTTTCTTGGTCTTTGTTAGAAGTGCAGTTCCAGATTCACTGGCTGTTTTTAAAAGGGTCCTGCTAGATTTACTGTCT
Protein-coding sequences here:
- the LOC121557723 gene encoding rhomboid-related protein 2: MDIDIEEQDPLAVDPVDRDGRRMGDTEGDDDGNRKVGCCERFHHSISKWMLPEELHEQYRERANCCPPPIFIILISIGELAVFIYYAVWKPQKQWVTLGEGIWNSPLTYKSDRREEAWRFVSYMFVHAGVEHILGNLVMQLLLGIPLELVHKGFEVGMVYMAGVLAGSLASSIFDPHSALVGASGGVYALMGGYFMNAIVNFREMIPLLGVFRIGVIVIIVGTDVGFALYRRFLTHDVGLKVSFVAHIGGGVAGMTIGYVFFSAYNKKLLKDPRFWLCIVGYIVFLLFAVLFNIFLSPA